CTGGCaaacccactcacccacacacacaccggccgCTGCTCCCAGTGCCAGCCAGCTGGGGACACACTCGCATGCCAAGCTGATTACAGGGTCTCTGCTCCTCTTGTCCTCGCTCTCCTCTGCTTCTTATCTTCTACCTCTTCtacctcttcttcttcttcttccctcgttctctctctctgtgtccccctgtctctctcccagtccCCTTCCTTTTTATTAAGTGCTTCCCCGACTCCTCCAGTCTCAGCACTCAGAACAGCTCCGTTTCTTCGTCTCTCGGTCTGTTGATCTTGATCTGTTTCGGTCTCTCCGGCTGCAGTCTGGGTGATGTTTATGCTGCCcctcctctcattctctctggaTGGTGTTCAGTAATGCCTGCAGCTaccctgcccctcctcctctctctctctctctctctctctctctctctctctctctctctccctcctcctctctctgtctctctctctccctcctcctttttctctctcctccctctcctcctctctctctccctctcctcctcctctctctctccccctctgcttctctctccctctctctttcgtCTCCCTGATGCTGACTGTTTTGCCTTAAGGATGGCTCGACATCCGTCAGTAAAGGAAAGCTCAGCAGAAAGGCTCCTTACGACAACACATAAAATTACCAACCTACCCTGAACTGGCATGAAAAGGTAACTGATAATCAGGTTAAACAACACTTTGTTTAAAGGATGACTGTTCATGTAccttgtgttttatgtgtgtaatAGGATTGCATTCAGTTTCAGTTAGGATTGTGGCATTTCCATGACAGGTGGAGATTAGTAACAACAATCTGGCCCACAAGAAGACAGAGGAACTTCAATCTGTAAAACCACAAAGAATGAACAAtcattttcctttctctcaGCTTTCTAAATGCAATATAATTGTGGAAAGGGCAGGTTCTTTAAGGTCCTCTCAAAGAAAAATGCCCTACTATGCAACAAGCAAGACCAGTAAAGGCTGTTACATAAATGATCACCCATTTGACTCTTGCGTTAAATAACTGTCTTCATGCAAATGATTTTTGTCTGCATCAGCCTACTCCCTCAGACCCACTAAAGGAACCGGAACACAGACAAGGAACTGAAATCGAAGCGCCAGTCCTTGTTCTCAGTCTAAAAGTGGAGAGATGTTGTGTATGGGGGATGGGAGACACACTGGTCCAGCGTCCGTCACGAAACAACCTCCCGTTTGATCGCGCCTTCCTCGCGATTATTCCTCGCGCCTTCGTTGTGTTGCTGTAGCAACGAAGGTTGCACCTCGAGCGTCTTTTCTCTGTAAGGTATATAAGAAGGGCGTAGCTAATTCCCACCGGATTATCCTTTTGTTACCAATGTTGAACAGAGTAAATATCTTTTATGACGTGGCTGTATTTTTATGGAAGTACTCATTAATCACCAACAACGGCTGGTTTTTACTGAGCTTTATTTCGAGAAAAAAAGCGTAGGCAATTGTGAACGaaacaaaccacacaaatgTGGAAATGTTTGCCAGTTACAGTATCGAGAGCCAAGGATTCTTTCCCATTCAACAAAGTGattgcagaaaaaaacagaatattttatcCGTAATTCACAGTATGTGCTCCGTGAGGTTTTAGATTTTGCGCAAAATTAGACAAAATTACTGttctacatgtacacacacaaggccATCTGAATCAAACTCAGAATAGGCTATACTAATGGTGCAAGGACGAGTAATCGAACACCATCTGTCCTCCTTGGTGGAAGGAGCCTATACACGCGAACATGGCGGGTGACAAGGTTTGTGGCTCTGTACTCATAAAAAACTTAATAGATATCTGTCCGTAATCATTTATGTGGCGGTGGTGATATGACGTGTTTTTTGTATTCTTGTCTGCTTTCGTAGTGGCTAACTTTATTAAACTATTTTTATCGAAGCAACCTTTTTGGATGTTGTAGCCTACGTTGGCTTGTCAGTCACTCGAATGGTCCTAAATTTTCTGTCAGCATCCACTTTCAGTTAGGATTTTCAATCTTCCTTTACACTTAGTGGCTTTTAACGATTTTGATCCACTCCGTTCTTTCCTCGTTCGTTTTCGCTTGTAAAGCATTTCACACACTGCATCGGGAATCTTACATAGAACCTTTTTTTGGCACACCCTGCATTGACAGCATATTTTTTCCAGTATGGGTGTCGTGCATTCTCCCACTACAGCGCTGCGCTCTACCCTGCCTGGCACTGCAGCATATTACTGCCTTTTAACTTGGGCAGAAGTCTATCTCTAAAGCAGACACTTGTGTCTTCCGCTTTTGTGCGTCCCAACTGGTTTTCCTAGCACCATAACTATGGATGTCAACTTTTGTGGTTGTTAGGAAACATTTTCCACagtatatgctgtgtgtgtgtgtgtgtgtgtgttaggacccATTCAGCCACCTGAAGAGTCTAGCTTTTCTGAAAGGTCAGGTGGAAGATATTCGGAAGCAAGTGGAGAATGAGGTACAGGTTGTAGCCCCGCAGGTAATCCTCTGACTTCTGATCTGTAACTTttgaaggtttttaaaaaaatatatctttctctcacttactcATAGTTTGCTTTCTGCATTAGCCTTGTACTCAAAGGCCAACAACTGTAAAGCTGTGCAGAGTACAATTACAGACCTTGAATCAGTTTTTGAACTTTCCATCCAAATTGCAGTGATGGATGCAGACTGATCCTAGGTCAGTATCCCTGTTCTGAAATGCTTGATAGGCACAGGCATGAGGAACCTGAGCTATGTAATGTGCTTTTCAGGCAAGTGTGCTGGGCTCCCCCTTCCTCAAGGGCCTCCTGGCAGGATACATGGTAGCAAAGCTGCGGTCGTCGGCCATCATGGGCGTGCTCGTGGGAACATGCACAGGCATCTACACTGCTCAGAGTTACAAAGTGCCCAACATTGAGCAGACCATTAAGGACTATTTTAGCTCCTTTAGGAAAGGCAAATAGAACTGTGGACACCGGGGTGTGGGGCGGGGAGAACGAACATGCCGTCTCAAACACCTTTTCTCCTCGGACATTCCTGGAAGCAGTGTACCAAAGGtctcacttctttttttttttataggaaTTTTGCAATGTAAAGTGATTGCCAACTGTAAACTATGCAGGAAGTGTTTAATTCCATATGAGGTGTTAACTGCCaggcaaaaaacaaattttgtttAGAGACTTTGTTTAGCACTACACCTGCAGCCGAGGGGCGAGATTTCCTAAAGCACTGTGACTGTGCTGGTAGGGCCACTGTCACTTTCTGAGCTCTGTACATCTTTTATTCCTTGAATGTCCAAGGTTAAAGTCTACAGAATTTTGCAATATAGGGTGATTGAATTATTCAAAGCACCCATTAAACCACCGGTGTCCAATAGCAGTACAGGCAGCTTTGATCAGTGCCTCCTCCCCTCTCAGGATAGGTGATAGTGATGACCAGGCATGGGAGTACTACGCACAACCAGTGTCATCTTCCCAATATCTTACGGATGGaaaaattaatcacatttgCCCATTATCCTCACTGGTATTGTTACTATGCTGTAATAAAAGggaaccaacacacacaattttgtaTACCAAGTGTTATCAGGGATGGCTGTCAGGCAGTTGATTTAAACATTGCTAATAGACTTTGTTATGCCAGTGCTAAACAGTGCTGTGACTGTATCAAGTACCCCtattatttttaacatctgTAAATATGAAGTAAGCtttcatatttcttttcattttttattgtgtatttgtaagGTTGAAGTGTTCTTTTGAATGTCATTGTCATGCTTTATTTTAGGTCACTTGATTATGTTTAAGTAGGTACTGCTCTGCTGTCTGAGTACTGTTACATCATGTTGCATACCATTTtcttgtaatatatatatatatatatatatatatatatatatatatatatatatatatatatatatatatatatatattttattttttttttccctttcattgCATAAATTAGACTTTTAGCATTGTTCTTCATGTGTTTCATATACTTTAATTTTCCATAGTAAACATATTATTGGACTGTTAACCAAGCTGATTTCCTGAAGGACTTACCCATATTTGGAAATAATACCCCCATTTGCATAATAATACCCCCAAACATATTAGATGCAGACATGTTGAGGATGAGTACCACAAGGAATAGAAAACTAAAGCTGAAGCCCCCAAACAGATATCTACTTACCTTTTTTGCTCTCGTCTTTGATGACCAGCTAAAATCTTTATTCGGCGGAGTAAATGAGGAGTGCGTTGGTTGATTCTTTTTACACAAGCAATTGTGCACCATGTTTCTGTGGCACAAAGGCCTAAGCTTATCTTTCCCTTAACTTCAATAGTGTTTCCCTACCTGTCCTGCGGGGAGTTCCTGCTTACCTGTCCGACTGGGCTCTAAACGCTAAGACTGGCATGCTCCCGAGACATCTGTACTGAAGCTCGGCTTCAGTTACTTACGGACGGGGAACTTCCACCGCCTTTTGCGTAACCCCTACTGAACCAGGCAGCTGGAGGCATCACCTCACCGGGGCCTTTGTGAATCCGACGCCATGGTGGCCCCCCGCTGCACGCGAGCTCTCGCGGGTTACGGCGGTCAGACGCGTGGGCAGATCTCCAGGGAGACTGGCGCACAGCCCACGCCGCGGCGTCCGTGCCCGCTGCACCCAGACGGACATGCTGAGAGGTAGCCTATGTAGGTAGCTCCCCCAGAGGATCCAGTAATGGACAGATCAGCTCTTCAACTAGAGCCAGTGGTCCAGCCGCTAGAACCCTGCCATGTTTCGACTGGTATTTGATGGCGCTGTGCAATATAGACCACCACACAGTTACTGTTAGTAAAAATTTTATTTCCAccactttcattttatttcagttaccTGAATCCATCTTCCTAGTTTTCCCATGCACCATTCCTTATCATTTGACAGACTAAAGCTAATAAAAGGGTTAGTAGATACATTGTCTTAATTTAAACGTTTCTAAGATTGAGCACAAAGCgggaaaaatgtatttgatattAAAATTGCAATCaggcagaaaatattttttatattaaaagagCTGCAGTGTTGATTATAAATGTGTAGGAGGACTAAAGCAATTTAGCAATATTTTAATCGCTTTCATTCCTAAACTTGTTACACCATGACAATAGTTAATTCTACAACAGTTTCATCTGCTTATTTTTGGGTCAGAACAAGGCCAGTTCGATGCTGTGTAGACCAAAAATATGGCACACATGGAACTTAACCTATGGAACATAATCCCAGTTTAAATTTGTGAGAGAAATGACAGTTCTATATTCCCCCATACCATTCAAccaaaaatgagagaaaataatAGTTTCTAACAGTCCCAAACTAACTAAAGCAGTGTGATATGACTCATAATATAGTCTGCATATCTTACAAGAGTCTTCACTTGTAATCATGTTTCCGAATGAATGTGCAATACCACTCAAAACGCTGAAGCTATGCCTTACACTAGAGATGTTTCGTatagcaagaaaacaaaatcagagcGTAATCTTCTTCACACAGCTGCCTTTTCACTTACTCCTCAGTTTTATCTGAAAAATAAGAAAGGAACAAGATGGCTAATCCCAGAACAAAACACTAATCTTATTTAATAAACTCtatttatgtaatgtaatcTAATGTATACTTATGTAACATTTGAAGTGCAATAAGTAATTATTGCGTCACTTTATTATTTGCAGTGATCACGTCTTACCAGTGTTGCACTGAGCAGGGCCTTGGGCTGCAGTTTCAGGGACCATGACTCCGCGCTtgtccacacaccagcacagattAGGGCTCGTCAAACACTGCTGAGGCAGGTAGTCTCCATTCTCGTCACACTGGGGCTTGAAGGAGTCGGCGCTGGTCAGTCCCGCAGCCTGCTTCTGGCACTGCGTCATGGTGTCTGTGGGGAAGAGTGTGATACGGACAATAGCGGAGCATTCGTGTAGCCATTGTAGACTTACATGTAGAAATGCGTGAGTGGAGAGTGTTTCGAAGGGGTGGTGACACTCAGGAGTATCTTACCTTTCTTGGGAGCAGGACTGGACGAAgtctggaaaagaaaaacattcagaaccattgaatttaaaataaaaaccataGATTTTTCCCTCGCCTCAGTAAAcgcaactttttttccccctgcagTTCATTTTAACTTAACCCTGCCACCCAGTGGCCAAATGCTGTTGTCGCAAAACACATCAAGGCTGCTGGGAAACTAATAATAAAgatgtaaatatacatttaaaaaaattattgcaaatacataaaatatttaaaacatttcattaacaATCTCTTACCTTCATGTCTTTAGTATTCAGTTCATCAAGCACCAATGGGAGGGTTTTCATTGGCACTGCCATCTTCATGGGAGCACGCATGACTGAGCACAAGGAAGGAAAaccacaaacattttaaaatcatgttaaCAAACAGGTCTGATTCAAACATGCTTAAAAAACATTCTATTTATCCACAATGTTCTTTAATCTAGAATGCAGCAATGGGCCAGAAGTATTTGCAAGTACTTTATACAGTATTTTCTACAGTAATTTTGTACAGTTGGTAGGCCAATTAAAGCAGCAAAAAGTCACATTTCTCTGCATTCGATATTAGAACTAATTCCAGCTCGCCACCACTGTTAATGCCGTAAACATTACACCCTTCCTGTTTCTAGGGCTTAGCGGGTGCGGTGGGGTTGGGAAGATGCAGTGAACAGCGCAGAGCCCCTGGTTGGAGACTAACCAGAGGGTCTGCGGCTCAGCTCCTCCAGACGGTCGGAGCGCCTCTCCAGGGTGTTGAGCTTGTCCTTCTGGCTGTACACCATGTAGGCTGTGAACGCCTGGCCTACGATGAGCACAGTCGCCAGCAGGGTCAGCCCGGCAACCTTAAACGCCTGCCTGTTGGAGCCCCTGCGATGGAAACCGAAAGGCATCGGAAGAAAGAGGAAAGGCAACTCAGACTCAgcactgtaaaaaaacaaaactcgcCAAAACGGCCACGTTAGAGCAGCACAGCATGATACAGTTGTTATTTTATAATTGCTGTATGGTTGCTTAGAGCTCACTCTTGCCAGGCTGTACCATATATTTAGATAGGTATTTAGTTTGGATAGTATTCTATGATCCTTACATGTTGGATGAAATGTTATACATTTTCTAAGTTACTTCTctagcatgaaaaaaaaaaactttagtttTATTCcaaattaaaatgtcaaagttcagttttaaaaattCAGTGCTCTGGAAATTAATCGAATTATATACTACACATACAAGTCctagcataataataataataattattattattattattatttacccTCTCTGGCTACCAGCAGGGACATCGTTTTCCTGACTTTGACTCCGAAGCAGTGGTCCTTGTGGCGTTTCCATTTGGTCACAAATCGGCAAAAATCACACTAGAAACAGCTGTAGTGCAAAAAAACCTTTGTCCGAAAAATATTATTGGAAGTCAGGCACAGACACTAAACCTGAGAGAGGAAATCCCCCCCTGAAAAGAGCATTATTTAGGCTTTGCttttttctgattggctgtctgaATGCATCATCAGTTGAGAGCAGCACTCTGTATTTTATCGTACTGAGTCCTTTTTGCTAATGTTGTTAACGTGCGCAATATGGTTCTGATAGTGTAACTGTTTGAAGAGCTATtgacaaaacaaaccaattaaataaaatatgttttaaaagccCCCAAAACAATTTTATAGTCGACAGTTTATAATCTAggatttaaataatgtaaaaggGAAATTAACCAGTGGTTGGGGAAGGCTATTTTGTTTCCTCATGCGAAGTCATTTCAATAGCTGTATTAAACCTCAGTTAAACCGTGTGAGAGCTATTGTAGGAATAAGTGTAATAGAGGAGCTTTATAACTTTAATTTGGCATTTTATTTCCAAGAACTTTGTAATGTTTCATGCTAGAAATTAGTGTGTACTACCATGAAGGAATGGTTTCAAGTCAGGCTCATTAGATTCATTCTGAACACTTTTCAGTAACCACCACTAATATGAATGGGCATTCCACAGCCAGATCTAAAATCCCTATATAAACTAGATCAAGGTATACTCAGATCTATATTGCTTACAAGTCTTTTATACTAGCACATACATCATATACTTATCCAAATTTCAGACCTCTCTTTATTACCTACAATTTGATACTAACAGGAATAAAACATGCACTTTAATTGCCAACAAATCGTTTTCAGGGAAAATAATTCCAACATCCttcatgcaaatatttaatcTACAAGAGTCCCTTCATGTCCTAGTTTTAATTTCCCTTTCAACCAGGATGTAACCTAAGTGAAAAGTTGTTTTGGTATTCCCATAGGTGCCAGACTACGAGTCATCCTTCGCTAATGCGTCAAACCAGTTAGGCATGCATTTTGATAGCCCAACTAGTTTAGTAGCCAAAGAAAATTTTTACCAAGTCACATGACAGTAGTTCGATAATGCTCAGGACAATTTGACCTTAAGCCACACTCAAGTGGAAACCTCAAAGTACTACAGTACTGGTAGACCAGTATtggacaaaaacaaataaagaactGATTCTAAAAGCAATCCCATGAGATTCTATCAATGATGCAAAAATAATGCTGGAAGGGGATATCTGAACAAAAATCGCATCTACCCAATTAAACAGGAGCTGTTCTGCACACTGCCTCACTGTCTGTGGACTGGCATGGAGAGTCAGAGTGAATACAATAACACAGACAACTCAAAATGGctatttgaatttttatttgaaaaaatcCACAAGTTTACAGACGACGCCCACGGCGACCTCCCTTTCTGCGGGTGCTGTCTGATGGAATAGGGGTGACATcctctgaaagagagaaaagagccaGCATCAAGATTTATTCCTGTAGACTGTTACTGAGATGAGATGAAATTTAGCCCATGCCTTACACATAGTACTGCTTTTGAAAGGAGACACTGGCACAGTATTTCCGGAGTGTTGAAGAATCAACTTCAGAATAGTTGCTGGGGTTACACAAAGTTGACCATCATACTGTAATTTCACTAAATTTGATTAAGACCACAGGTAAAACCTGGATAAATGATCAGCATCATTTTAACTACAATTGTTTGCTGATCACAATGGGTTGAtttgctaaaatgttttttgcaatTTGTTAGATGGCTCATCTACACA
This is a stretch of genomic DNA from Electrophorus electricus isolate fEleEle1 chromosome 6, fEleEle1.pri, whole genome shotgun sequence. It encodes these proteins:
- the LOC113571253 gene encoding SLC35A4 upstream open reading frame protein, producing the protein MAGDKDPFSHLKSLAFLKGQVEDIRKQVENEVQVVAPQASVLGSPFLKGLLAGYMVAKLRSSAIMGVLVGTCTGIYTAQSYKVPNIEQTIKDYFSSFRKGK
- the cd74b gene encoding CD74 molecule, major histocompatibility complex, class II invariant chain b, with the protein product METPQGPLLRSQSQENDVPAGSQRGGSNRQAFKVAGLTLLATVLIVGQAFTAYMVYSQKDKLNTLERRSDRLEELSRRPSVMRAPMKMAVPMKTLPLVLDELNTKDMKTSSSPAPKKDTMTQCQKQAAGLTSADSFKPQCDENGDYLPQQCLTSPNLCWCVDKRGVMVPETAAQGPAQCNTDKTEE